The following coding sequences lie in one Peromyscus maniculatus bairdii isolate BWxNUB_F1_BW_parent chromosome 3, HU_Pman_BW_mat_3.1, whole genome shotgun sequence genomic window:
- the LOC102926390 gene encoding diamine oxidase [copper-containing], whose product MRLAKMSLAFTWGAVILVLQMAGTAPAVRTPHDKPRVFADLSTQEMKAVHSFLMSRKELRLQPSKKVTLAKNSVFLIEMLLPKKTHVLKFLDKGGKSPVREARAIIFFGAQEHPNVTEFAVGPLPLPYYIRELSPRPGHHLSWSSRPISMAEYDLLFHMLKTATTPLHQFFLDTTGFSFLGCDDRCLTFTDVAPRGVESGQRRSWFIVQRYVEGYFLHPTGLELLVDHGSTDAQDWRVEQVWYNGKFYNSPEELAQKYADGEVDTVVLEDPLPDDTEKPPLFSSHKPRGEFPTPITVAGPHVVQPSGPRYKLEGNTVLYGGWSFSYRLRSSSGLQVFNVLFGGERIAYEVSVQEAVALYGGHTPAGMQTKYIDVGWGLGSVTHELAPGIDCPETATFLDAFHYYDSDGPVHYPHALCLFEMPTGVPLRRHFNSNFKGGFNFYAGLKGYVLVLRTTSTVYNYDYIWDFIFYPNGVMETKMHATGYVHATFYTPEGLRHGTRLQTHLLGNIHTHLVHYRVDLDVAGTKNSFQTLKTKLENITNPWSPGHSLVQPTLEQTRYSRERQAAFRFGQTLPKYLLFSSPQKNRWGHARSYRLQIHSMADQVLPPGWKEERAVTWARYPLAVTKYRESERYSSSLYNQNDPWDPPIVFEEFLQNNENIEEEDLVAWVTVGFLHIPHSEDVPNTATPGNSVGFLIRPFNFFPEDPSLASRDTVIVWPQNKGLNHVQRWIPENRACLMSPPFSYNGTYMPV is encoded by the exons ATGAGGCTAGCAAAAATGAGCCTGGCCTTCACCTGGGGAGCTGTCATATTGGTGCTACAGATGGCAGGCACAGCACCTGCTGTGAGGACTCCTCATGACAAACCTAGGGTATTTGCAGACCTGAGCACCCAGGAGATGAAGGCTGTGCACAGCTTCCTGATGAGCAGGAAGGAGCTGCGGCTCCAGCCATCCAAGAAAGTGACTTTGGCCAAGAACTCAGTGTTTCTCATTGAGATGCTACTGCCCAAGAAGACACATGTGCTGAAATTTCTGGATAAAGGAGGGAAAAGCCCTGTCCGGGAAGCCAGGGCCATCATCTTCTTCGGGGCCCAGGAGCACCCCAATGTCACCGAGTTTGCTGTGGGGCCCCTGCCATTGCCGTACTACATTCGAGAACTGTCCCCCAGGCCAGGGCACCATCTGTCCTGGTCATCCAGACCCATCTCAATGGCAGAGTAtgacctcctcttccacatgctGAAGACAGCCACCACACCTCTGCATCAGTTTTTCCTTGACACCACTGGCTTCTCATTCCTGGGCTGTGATGACCGGTGCTTGACTTTTACCGACGTGGCTCCCCGTGGGGTGGAGTCTGGTCAGCGTAGAAGCTGGTTTATCGTGCAGCGCTATGTGGAAGGCTACTTCCTGCACCCCACAGGTCTGGAGCTCCTTGTGGATCACGGGAGCACAGATGCCCAGGACTGGAGAGTGGAGCAGGTCTGGTATAACGGCAAGTTCTACAACAGCCCAGAGGAACTGGCTCAGAAGTATGCAGACGGAGAAGTGGACACGGTGGTCCTCGAGGACCCACTGCCTGATGACACAGAGAAGCCCCCACTCTTCTCTTCCCACAAGCCCCGAGGGGAATTCCCCACGCCCATCACTGTTGCCGGCCCCCACGTTGTACAGCCCAGTGGTCCCCGATACAAGCTGGAGGGCAACACTGTGCTCTATGGAGGCTGGAGCTTCTCTTACCGGTTAAGATCTTCTTCTGGGCTGCAGGTCTTTAATGTGCTCTTTGGAGGTGAGCGGATCGCCTACGAGGTCAGTGTGCAAGAGGCTGTGGCACTGTATGGAGGACACACACCTGCAGGCATGCAGACTAAATATATTGATGTTGGCTGGGGTCTGGGCAGTGTCACTCACGAGCTGGCCCCTGGCATCGATTGTCCAGAGACTGCTACTTTCCTGGATGCCTTCCACTATTATGACAGTGATGGCCCTGTCCATTATCCGCATGCTCTCTGCCTCTTTGAGATGCCCACCGGGGTGCCCCTTAGGCGCCACTTTAACTCAAACTTTAAAGGCGGCTTCAACTTCTATGCGGGTTTGAAGGGGTATGTGCTGGTGCTTCGGACAACATCAACAGTCTACAATTATGATTATATCTGGGATTTCATCTTCTACCCTAACGGTGTAATGGAGACCAAGATGCATGCCACTGGCTACGTCCATGCAACCTTCTACACCCCTGAGGGACTGCGCCACGGCACTCGCCTACAAACCCACCTGCTTGGCAACATCCACACCCACCTAGTGCACTACCGTGTTGACCTGGATGTGGCAG GCACCAAGAACAGCTTCCAGACCCTGAAGACGAAGCTGGAAAACATCACCAATCCCTGGAGCCCAGGTCACTCCCTGGTTCAGCCCACACTCGAGCAGACCCGGTACTCCCGGGAGCGCCAGGCTGCGTTCCGCTTTGGACAGACTCTGCCCAAGTACCTGCTCTTTAGCAGCCCCCAAAAGAACCGTTGGGGCCACGCTCGCAGCTACCGCCTGCAGATCCACTCCATGGCTGACCAGGTGCTGCCACCAGGCTGGAAGGAGGAGCGGGCTGTCACTTGGGCCAG GTACCCCCTGGCTGTGACGAAGTATCGGGAATCTGAGCGTTACAGCAGCAGCCTCTACAACCAGAACGACCCCTGGGATCCCCCCATTGTCTTCGAGGAGTTCCTTCAGAACAATGAGAACATTGAAGAGGAG GATTTGGTGGCCTGGGTGACAGTGGGATTCCTGCACATCCCCCACTCAGAGGATGTCCccaacacagccacacctggGAACTCTGTGGGCTTCTTGATCCGGCCCTTCAACTTCTTCCCAGAGGACCCGTCCCTGGCATCTAGAGACACTGTGATAGTGTGGCCCCAGAACAAAGGGCTCAACCATGTCCAGCGCTGGATTCCTGAGAACAGAGCCTGCCTGATGTCCCCTCCCTTCAGCTACAATGGGACCTACATGCCTGTGTGA